The genomic DNA TAGCCTGTCTTTTTACGTGACGAGTTAGAGCTTGACGAGCAGCTTCTATTTGGCGAGAATTTATTCTGCCAGCTTCAACAGCTTTAAGTGCAAATTCGCCAGTTGCTAAAGATGCTCCACGAGTCGCATAACCACGGTTGCGACCTTTCATTTGCTTACGAAATTTCGTTCTTTTAGGCATCAACATAATTATTTACCTCTTCTTGCTCTACGTGTTTTCTTAGGTGCCTCTTCTTCAGTTTTCTCAGGTTGAACACCTTTTTGAAGAACCTCACCTTTAAAAATCCATACTTTAATACCTATGTTTCCATAAGTCGTATGAGCCTCAGCTACACCGTAATCTATCTTTGCTCTAAGAGTATGAAGCGGAACGCGACCTTCTAGATACCACTCGGTTCTTGCCATCTCAGCACCACCTAAACGACCAGCAACTGAAATTTTAATACCTTTAGCGCCTGATTTTTGAGCACCTTGGATAACTTTTTTCATAGCACGTCTAAATGCGACACGCTTTTCAAGTTGCATAGCTACGTTTTCAGCAGCAAGTTGAGCTGAAGCTTGAGCTTTTCTTTCTTCTTTGATATTTACATTTACTTCTTTACCGATAAGTTTGCTAACTTCGTTCTTTAGGTTTTCAACATCTTGACCTTTTTTGCCGATGATGATACCAGGACGAGCTGCAACTACGGTTACACGAAGTTTTTTAGCCGTTCTTTCGATTAGAATTTGGCTAATTCCTGCATAGTAAAGTTTTTTCTTTAAAAATGCACGAATTTTGTAATCTTCGCCGATGTTTTCAGGAAGACTTTGTTTGGTTGGAAACCATCTAGATTCCCAGTTGCGGTTAATTCCTAGTCTAAGGCCTATTGGATTTACTTTTTGTCCCATATTATGCTTCCTTCTTTTCAGGTTTAGATACTTCTACCATTACATGAGAAGTAGGTTTGCGAATTTTGCTCGCTGTTCCTCTTGCTCTTGGTCTAAATCTCTTTAATACAGGACCAGCGTCAACGCGGCAACTAGTTACTACAACCTCTTCTGGTTCAAATCCGCCATTTGCTACTGCTGAGCTAATAGCATTTGCTATAAATTTAGCACCACGATTTGGCATAAATTGCAAGCTCGCAAGTGCTAGCTCGGCATTCATACCTTGAACTTCTCTTGCTATAAGTCTTGCTTTTGTAGGAGAAAGTCTTACGAATTTTATAATTGCTCTACTCATATCATTTCCCCTTACTTGCCGATTTTCTTTTGCACTGAGCCCTTGTGACCCTTAAATGTGCGTGTTGGAGCAAATTCGCCAAGTTTATAGCCTATATGATTTTCTGTAACATATACAGGAATAAAGCTCTTGCCATTGTGAACGTTAAATGTTAGTCCAATCATTTCAGGTACAATCGTGCTACGTCTTGACCAAGTTTTGATTGGTTTGTTATCGTTTGCATTTTTTGCGGCAATAACTTTTTTCATTACATGATCATCTACGAAAGGACCTTTTTTGAGTGATCTTGCCATCTCTATTTTCCTTTCCTTCTTGAAATTATAAGCTTATCGCTAGCTTTTTTACGGCGAGTCTTAGCACCTTTAGTTGGTTTACCCCATGGAGTAACTGGGTGACGGCCTGAATTTTTCTTACCTTCACCACCACCGTGTGGGTGATCAACTGGGTTCATAGCAGAACCACGTGTTTGTGGTCGGATACCGCGGTGGCGATTACGTCCGGCTTTACCGATAGTGATGTTAGCCCAGTCTTCATTACCAACTACACCAATGCTTGCCATACACTCAGCTAGTACTTGTCTCATCTCACCACTTGGCATTCTTAAGATAACGTACTTCTCTTCTTTACCCATTAGCTGAGCATAACCACCAGCTGAACGAGCTATCTGAGCGCCTTTGCCAGGTTTTAGCTCTACGTTATGAACGATAGTACCAACTGGGATAAATCTTAATTTCATAGCGTTGCCTGGTTTAATATCTAGTGACCCCTCATCGATAGATCCGATAACGTCGCCAACATTTAGGCCATTTGGTCTAATGATATAGCGTTTTTCACCATCTTTATAAGCTATAAGAGCGATACGGCAGTTTCTGTTTGGATCGTACTCGATCGCTTCAACTTTACCTTCTATACCAAATTTGCGACGTTTAAAGTCGATGATACGATAAAGTTTTTTTGCACCTGCTTCTTTATGTCTTGAAGTTATACGACCATTGTTGTTTCTACCGCCAGATGCAGGTAGTTTAACAAGCAAGCTTCTAACACTTGGTTTAGCTGTTATATCTTCAGAGCTTAGTCCAGTCATATATCTACGACTAGGTGTATATGGTTTATATGATTTTATAGCCATCTTACGCCTCCGTACTTTCTAGGCTTACACCTTCAGGCAACTTAACGTAAAATTTCTTTATTTCGTCACGCTGACCTACTCTTCCTCTAAAACGTTTAACCTTGCCGCTAATTCTAAGTGAATTTACGCGAACAGGCGTTACTCCAAAATACTCTTGCAAAACCGCTTTTAAGCTGTTTTTTGTAACTCTTGGTGAAGTTTGGATAACAACAACGCCTTGTTCTTGAAGGCCTAGAGTTTTTTCTGTATAAATAATTGTTTTGATATCAGTTATATCCGCCATTTTAGCCCTCTTTTGTTATAGTTTTTAGTGCAGCTTTTTCAATGATAACCGAACTAAATGTAGAGACAAGATAAGCATTTACCTCATTTGCATCTACTACATAGCAGTTTGCTAAATTTCTAAAAGCAAGTAGTGTTTTATCGTCTAGCAAATCTTTAACGATAAGCGCGTCTTTTACTTTTAAATTTTTGATGATATTAGCTGCATCTTTTGTCTTTCCAGATTCGATTGAGATGCTATCTACTGCGAAAATTTTACCATCTTGTGCTTTTACTGCCAAAGCGTACTCAAGAGCTAGTCTTTTTTGTTTTTTATTGACTTTTTGAAAATAGTTTTTCTCGTTTGTTGGACCAAATGCAACTGCACCACCTACCCAAACGTTAGTTCTAGTTGAACCTGCTCTTGCACCACCACGTCCTTTTTGTCTCCATGGTTTTTTACCACCACCGCTTACAAAAGCACGACTTTTAGTATGAGCCGAATTTGCTCTTATACCAGCAAGGTAAGATTTTACATAAAGATATAGGTTGTGCGGATTTACTTCAGCGTAGCTTGCAGGAAGCTCTAACTCGCCTGAATTTTCAAATTTATCGTTTAATACGTGAATTTTACTCATTTTACAATCCTTATTTTACCCATTGCACCATTGTGACCAGGAACGCAACCTTTTACAACTACGATGCCATTTTGAGCGTCAAAGCTTATTAGCTCGTTTTTAACAGTAACTTTCTCATTTCCCATGTGTCCTGCCATTTTCATACCTGGTTGAACACGACCTGGCCATTCGCAGTTACCAATTGAACCGTGGCGTCTGTGGAAACGTGAGCCGTGGCTTTTTGGACCACCACCGAAACCATGTCTTTTTACCACACCTTGGTAGCCTCTACCTTTTGAGTTAAAGCTAACTTTTAAAATTTTAGCCTCATTTAATGGTGTAAAGTCTAGGTTTCCAACTTCGCTATTAGCTACTTCAAGCGTAGCAAATTTGTTAAATTCTGCAGTCAGATTGTATTTCTTTTGCTGACCAGCGATAGCTTTGTTGTTTGCTTTAGTGTGGGCATACGCTACGATAGCACGTTTATTTTCATCGATCTCACACACTTTAGCCTCAACTAGCTTAAGTAGTGTAACTGGCGTACTCTTCGTGGCAATCGTTCTACTCATGCCTATTTTTTCTACAATATATTCCATACTCTTATCCTTTTGTCCGCTTATTTCATCGCACGAACTTCGACATTAACTTCTGGAGCTAGGTCGAGTTTTGTTAGGCTATCTACAGTTTCTGGAGTAGCGGCTACGATGTCAAGCATACGAGCGTGTATTCTCATCTCAAACTGCTCACGTGAGTCTTTGTTGATGTGTGGAGATTTTAAGACTGTGTAGCGTTTGATCTTTGTAGGCATTGGTACCGGGCCACGAACGTCGGCACCTGTTCGTTTGACAGCTTCTACGATTGCTGCAACAGTGCGGTCTAGAACTCTATGGTCGTAAGCTTTTAGCTTTAACCTGATTCTTTCCATGTGTTTTCCTTTAAAAAGAACTTGTCGCAAACTCGCGACCTCTTTACATCAAAATAACTCGCATAGGATCAAGCGATCGTACGAGCAAAGACGCTTGTCTTTTCGTAAAGAGAACGCGATTTTACAAAAAAGCTATTATAGTTGTCAAGAAAAACGTTATTTTTTGATGAATTTTGATTAATTATTTCCTTTTAATAAGGAAAATATAAAATTTAAAAAGATAAGATTCCAAGAAATTAAAATTTTAAAGAGAAAAGATGCCGATCTTTAATTCAAAATTCTTATTAACTCAAGAACAAGACGAAGAAAAGCTTAAAAAGCGTTATGCAAATTTGCAAATGTATCAGGCAAAAGCTAGCGACATTAAGAGCTTCAAAGAAGAGAAATTTCAAACGCAGTTTCTAAAAGATATCTTTGAAAACTGCCTTGGCTACACTTTGGATACTACTAATCCTACAAATTTTAACCTTGAGCGTGAGAAAAAGAACGAAACTGACGGCAAAAAGGCAGACGGGGCGATACTGATAAATGGCGAAGTTAGATGCGTGATCGAGCTAAAAGATCAGACTACACAGCATCTTGATAAAACTCCATCCAACCGCGAGCTTAGCCCGGTAGATCAAGCTTTTCGCTATTTTATCTCACATGAAAATGCCAAATATGTCGTTGTTTCAAATTTTAACGAACTGCGCTTTTACATCGGCAATAAAACAACATTTGAAAAATTTGACCTTTTTACAGCA from Campylobacter concisus includes the following:
- the rpsC gene encoding 30S ribosomal protein S3, producing the protein MGQKVNPIGLRLGINRNWESRWFPTKQSLPENIGEDYKIRAFLKKKLYYAGISQILIERTAKKLRVTVVAARPGIIIGKKGQDVENLKNEVSKLIGKEVNVNIKEERKAQASAQLAAENVAMQLEKRVAFRRAMKKVIQGAQKSGAKGIKISVAGRLGGAEMARTEWYLEGRVPLHTLRAKIDYGVAEAHTTYGNIGIKVWIFKGEVLQKGVQPEKTEEEAPKKTRRARRGK
- the rplV gene encoding 50S ribosomal protein L22, with protein sequence MSRAIIKFVRLSPTKARLIAREVQGMNAELALASLQFMPNRGAKFIANAISSAVANGGFEPEEVVVTSCRVDAGPVLKRFRPRARGTASKIRKPTSHVMVEVSKPEKKEA
- the rpsS gene encoding 30S ribosomal protein S19 yields the protein MARSLKKGPFVDDHVMKKVIAAKNANDNKPIKTWSRRSTIVPEMIGLTFNVHNGKSFIPVYVTENHIGYKLGEFAPTRTFKGHKGSVQKKIGK
- the rplB gene encoding 50S ribosomal protein L2, which translates into the protein MAIKSYKPYTPSRRYMTGLSSEDITAKPSVRSLLVKLPASGGRNNNGRITSRHKEAGAKKLYRIIDFKRRKFGIEGKVEAIEYDPNRNCRIALIAYKDGEKRYIIRPNGLNVGDVIGSIDEGSLDIKPGNAMKLRFIPVGTIVHNVELKPGKGAQIARSAGGYAQLMGKEEKYVILRMPSGEMRQVLAECMASIGVVGNEDWANITIGKAGRNRHRGIRPQTRGSAMNPVDHPHGGGEGKKNSGRHPVTPWGKPTKGAKTRRKKASDKLIISRRKGK
- a CDS encoding 50S ribosomal protein L23, which translates into the protein MADITDIKTIIYTEKTLGLQEQGVVVIQTSPRVTKNSLKAVLQEYFGVTPVRVNSLRISGKVKRFRGRVGQRDEIKKFYVKLPEGVSLESTEA
- the rplD gene encoding 50S ribosomal protein L4, whose translation is MSKIHVLNDKFENSGELELPASYAEVNPHNLYLYVKSYLAGIRANSAHTKSRAFVSGGGKKPWRQKGRGGARAGSTRTNVWVGGAVAFGPTNEKNYFQKVNKKQKRLALEYALAVKAQDGKIFAVDSISIESGKTKDAANIIKNLKVKDALIVKDLLDDKTLLAFRNLANCYVVDANEVNAYLVSTFSSVIIEKAALKTITKEG
- the rplC gene encoding 50S ribosomal protein L3 produces the protein MEYIVEKIGMSRTIATKSTPVTLLKLVEAKVCEIDENKRAIVAYAHTKANNKAIAGQQKKYNLTAEFNKFATLEVANSEVGNLDFTPLNEAKILKVSFNSKGRGYQGVVKRHGFGGGPKSHGSRFHRRHGSIGNCEWPGRVQPGMKMAGHMGNEKVTVKNELISFDAQNGIVVVKGCVPGHNGAMGKIRIVK
- the rpsJ gene encoding 30S ribosomal protein S10, giving the protein MERIRLKLKAYDHRVLDRTVAAIVEAVKRTGADVRGPVPMPTKIKRYTVLKSPHINKDSREQFEMRIHARMLDIVAATPETVDSLTKLDLAPEVNVEVRAMK